TTGTACAAGTTCGTCATTCTTTGCATTGCCTTTCGCCATAACCTGTGCTATGTGATTTTGCCTGTAATTCCAAGGGAGCACCGGAGCATGCCACTGATCACCTCCGTCCGGGGGTTCAAAGACATTCTGCCTGATGAAACGGGTGCCTGGCGGCATCTGGAAGATACGGCAAGGCGCATTTTCACCGATTTCGGTCTTCGGGAAATCCGTGTGCCCATCCTCGAAAAGACGGACCTCTTCAGGCGCGGTATCGGAGACACCACCGACATTGTCGAAAAAGAAATGTACACCTTCACCGATCGGGGCGGCGACTCGCTTACCCTTCGACCGGAAGCCACCGCGTCCGTCATCCGGTCGTACCTGGAACATCATCTCTACCAGGCCGATACGGTCCTGAAGCTCTATACCATGGGCCCCATGTTCCGGCGGGAACGTCCCCAGAGGGGTCGCTACCGCCAGTTTCACCAGGTCAATGTTGAATTCCTCGGATCCGAAGATCCCCGGGTCGATGGGGAACTCATTTTCATGCTCCTTCATTTCCTTGAAGAACTGGCCATTCCGAATCTCAACCTGGAAATCAATTCGCTGGGATGCCCCGCCTGCAGGCCTGCCTTCAGGGACCGCATCCGGGGATTTCTGGACGCCGGAAAGGATGGGCTCTGCGAGGACTGCCTCCGCCGCTTCGACACCAATCCCCTTCGCGTTTTTGACTGCAAAAGCGAAGAATGCCGCTCCCAGATCGACGGAGCCCCGCTGATTCTCGATTCCCTCTGTGACGAGTGTTCTTTTCATTTCAACGATCTCCAGCGATACCTCGAAACTCTCGGGGCGCCCTACGTCGTCAACGGCCGGATGGTT
This portion of the Syntrophales bacterium genome encodes:
- the hisS gene encoding histidine--tRNA ligase, encoding MPLITSVRGFKDILPDETGAWRHLEDTARRIFTDFGLREIRVPILEKTDLFRRGIGDTTDIVEKEMYTFTDRGGDSLTLRPEATASVIRSYLEHHLYQADTVLKLYTMGPMFRRERPQRGRYRQFHQVNVEFLGSEDPRVDGELIFMLLHFLEELAIPNLNLEINSLGCPACRPAFRDRIRGFLDAGKDGLCEDCLRRFDTNPLRVFDCKSEECRSQIDGAPLILDSLCDECSFHFNDLQRYLETLGAPYVVNGRMVRGLDYYRRTAFEVISSSLGAQNAVAGGGRYDGLTEQLGGPDIPGIGFAIGVERLLALMPAGPGNGNDTPLLFIASLGRKADDFAFILSMSLKKAGITTEMDFSGKGLKGQMKRSDRLGCRFTLIIGDDELVRKQAQLRDMKTGTQRILSLENPVDTARELGRFAVAANDASGIGGAADTTTDTN